The Amblyomma americanum isolate KBUSLIRL-KWMA chromosome 5, ASM5285725v1, whole genome shotgun sequence genome window below encodes:
- the LOC144132264 gene encoding uncharacterized protein LOC144132264, whose product MQVFYCVVRLLLPALAHAASQTTSECGITDPGSYGPTARLLPVGRLQFLPKPHGAHWTAELSKAWAAASSSTATSLPAIKEQAPSAQSCGLGDCASARTTNQFTLAMQVGEPYVMFAKKTSNYCLVQLPSPRYCVTIIAECVDVMHSPLLQAGDIESNPGPSTEALLAELRSLTGGQAKVIAEIQGLKAQLGNTDKTIGKLNERLTDQENHYQALVPLRKEIEIMRIDTERTASRISELEARMDDAKNRSRRNNLIFYGIPDPSSLETFAETEQLVANLCRDNLQLTLEPRDIERAHRLGCPSAGRCRPIIVKLASHKTKAVILSNGRMLKGTSYGIGEDFSRPVQNARKQLIAFAKRKNKPFSVRFKTLYMNQKCYVFDDSTNSIKELL is encoded by the coding sequence ATGCAGGTGTTTTACTGTGTTGTgcgcctgctgctgcctgcgCTTGCGCATGCGGCATCACAGACCACATCGGAATGCGGAATCACCGATCCTGGAAGCTACGGACCCACTGCCCGGCTCCTACCTGTCGGCAGGCTGCAGTTCCTGCCTAAGCCGCATGGGGCACACTGGACAGCGGAACTCTCCAAAGCTTGGGCTGCCGCATCATCGTCGACAGCAACGAGTCTACCAGCTATAAAGGAACAAGCACCTTCGGCGCAATCCTGTGGGCTTGGTGACTGTGCCAGTGCACGGACCACTAATCAGTTCACTCTCGCTATGCAGGTTGGTGAACCTTACGTTATGTTTGCAAAAAAAACGAGTAATTATTGCCTGGTACAGCTACCAAGCCCACGGTACTGTGTTACTATTATTGCTGAATGTGTTGATGTAATGCACTCGCCACTACTCCAAGCTGGAGATATTGAATCTAACCCTGGCCCTTCTACTGAAGCCCTTCTCGCGGAATTGCGTAGTCTGACAGGCGGCCAAGCGAAGGTAATTGCAGAAATACAAGGCCTGAAAGCTCAACTCGGCAATACTGACAAAACAATAGGGAAATTGAACGAAAGACTAACAGATCAAGAAAATCATTATCAGGCATTGGTACCACTGCGGAAAGAAATTGAAATCATGCGCATTGACACAGAGCGCACTGCCTCTCGAATTTCGGAGCTGGAAGCCCGTATGGATGACGCCAAGAACCGTTCGAGGCGGAACAACCTAATCTTCTACGGCATCCCCGACCCCTCCTCCTTGGAAACATTCGCAGAGACAGAGCAGTTGGTCGCAAACCTTTGCCGGGATAATTTACAGTTAACCTTGGAACCAAGGGATATAGAGCGTGCGCATCGCCTCGGCTGTCCCTCAGCTGGTCGCTGCCGGCCCATAATAGTAAAGCTTGCATCACACAAGACCAAAGCTGTAATACTGTCAAATGGCCGGATGCTTAAAGGGACAAGTTATGGCATCGGTGAGGATTTCTCGCGCCCAGTCCAAAATGCACGTAAACAACTTATTGCTTTTGCGAAAAGGAAGAACAAGCCATTTTCCGTCCGTTTCAAAACTCTGTATATGAACCAAAAGTGTTACGTCTTTGACGACAGTACTAACAGCATCAAAGAATTATTATAG